Proteins encoded within one genomic window of Marasmius oreades isolate 03SP1 chromosome 6, whole genome shotgun sequence:
- a CDS encoding uncharacterized protein (antiSMASH:Cluster_6.2), whose translation MLPRPLQRTLSVNSIRRSIQTKPRPSVSPLGFAFDIDGVLMAGPDPLPTAKRALQILEGDNPFNMKIPYVLLTNGGGKTEAARAEKLSARLGIKLHPEQIIQAHTILKDMTRKYADSPVLVLGGRNDELRQVAESYGFRKVFTTPDVLLWNPSVWPFQTINPSEMLSRPSVDFSKTRIGAVLVFHDPRNWGRDVQIILDVIQSGGVIGNPYVDHTSHPVEIVFCNPDLLWKSDFPRPRIGQGAFKESFQAVYKAITGSTSPYPFVQFGKPTAPTYKYAEKVLVQLVKNRDGSNAPLPGIYMIGDNPESDIAGANAAGWSSVLVHTGVFDPGSGAPPAHTPTYQARDVEAAVQWALNRTLFK comes from the exons ATGCTTCCACGTCCTCTGCAGCGTACACTTTCAGTAAACTCTATACGAAGATCTATTCAAACGAAACCTCGCCCTTCAGTATCTCCTCTAGGTTTTGCCTTTGACATA GATGGTGTTCTCATGGCTGGCCCTGATCCATTGCCAACGGCGAAAAGAGCCTTGCAAATTCTCGAAGGCGATAATCCATTCAACAT GAAGATCCCATATGTTCTG CTCACCAATGGTGGGGGGAAGACTGAGGCTGCGCGAGCTGAGAAACTTTCTGCTCGCCTTGGGATTAAA CTCCATCCGGAGCAGATTATTCAGGCTCACACAATTCTGAAAGACATGACTCGCAAGTATGCTGATAGCCCCGTGTTGGTGCTAGGCGGAAGGAACGATGAGCTACGTCAGGTCGCAGAGAG TTACGGTTTCCGAAAAGTGTTTACTACCCCAGATGTTTTACTCTGGAACCCTTC TGTCTGGCCCTTTCAAACGATAAATCCTAGTGAAATGCTCAGCCGACCC TCGGTGGATTTTTCGAAGACTCGGATTGGCGCGGTCTTAGTGTTCCACGATCCACGAAACTGGGGGCGTGACG TTCAGATAATTTTGGATGTTATACAGTCTGGAGGTGTCATTGGCAATCCTTACGTGGACCACACATCCCACCCGGTTGAGATCGTTTTTTGTAACCCGGACTTACTTTGGAAATCCGATTTTCCAAGACCAAGAATCGGACAAGGTGCATTCAAAGAGTCCTTTCAGGCTGTATACAAAGCCATTACTGGATCCACGTCTCCTTATCCTTTTGTTCAATTTGGCAAACCAACTGCACCAACATACAAGTACGCTGAAAAGGTCCTCGTCCAATTGGTCAAAAATCGTGACGGCAGTAACGCTCCATTGCCAGGGAT TTATATGATTGGAG ACAATCCTGAATCAG ACATCGCCGGTGCGAACGCCGCCGGTTGGTCCTCTGTTCTTGTTCATACAGGCGTTTTTGATCCTGGTTCGGGTGCACCACCAGCACACACACCGACATACCAAGCTCGGGATGTAGAAGCTGCTGTGCAATGGGCTCTTAATAGAACGCTTTTCAAGTGA
- a CDS encoding uncharacterized protein (BUSCO:EOG09262R8O) yields the protein MNQLSSPRPPSLDERPTRLAASPEYTLLGDDVHVASVEEKKRLWWRNALVNVLFIFAWFFFATILSVYNKWMFSDKHMNFTYPLFVTSLHMIVQFTLATIVIRIWPKQFQPTSIPTLEEYGKKALPTGLATSLDIGLSNLSLKTISLSFYTMCKSSSLIFVLLFAFIFRLESFSWRLIGVILLIFSGVLLMVATETQFVLGGFLLVISASGLGGLRWALTQLLLRNGKMGFTNPVATIFWLSPSMGVILAVLSMIIESWGSLFTSKFFETFWVALSTMLYLLAPGVVAFCMVLSEFYILQRAGVVPMSIAGIAKEVTTITISAWFFGDQLTPLNITGVAITVCGIVLFTYHKYRKSLESTVPLDGHGNPINLEMGDARGDQGYQVELDETARLTLGRLSDEESDHNASEQNGDSRRPHGR from the exons ATGAACCAACTTTCATCTCCTAGACCGCCTTCGCTGGACGAACGACCAACACGACTAGCTGCAAGTCCTGAATATACACTGCTTGGTGACGATGTCCACGTTGCATCTgtagaggagaagaaacggTTATGGTGGAGGAACGCATTAGTCAATGTGCTGTTCATTTTCGCGTG GTTCTTCTTCGCTACTATTCTTTCAGTCTATAATAAATGGATGTTCTCAGACAAACACATGAACTTCACCTATCCTCTATTCGTCACATCGTTACACATGATAGTACAGTTCACATTGGCTACTATTGTAATACGAATATGGCCAAAACAGTTCCAGCCAACTTCAATACCAACGCTGGAGGAGTATGG TAAAAAAGCGCTCCCTACCGGACTGGCGACAAGTCTGGATATTGGACTCTCTAATTTATCATTGAAAACCATATCTCTGTCATTCTACA CTATGTGCAAGTCTTCATCCTTAATTTTTGTCCTACTCTTTGCTTTTATTTTCCGGTTGGAAAGCTTCTCGTGGCGCCTCATAGGAGTCATTCTTCTAATTTTTTCTGGCGTTCTCCTCATGGTGGCTACGGAAACACAGTTCGTCCTGGGTGGCTTCCTCCTAGTCATTAGCGCCAGTGGTCTTGGAGGCCTCCGATGGGCTCTCACACAACTCTTACTCAGGAATGGCAAGATGGGATTCACTAACCCTGTCGCTACAATCTTTTGGCTGAGTCCTTCCATGGGAGTCATACTCGCGGTCCTCAGTATGATAATCGAGAGTTGGGGATCCTTGTTCACTAGCAAATTCTTCGAAACCTTCTGGGTAGCATTGTCCACAATGCTATATCTACTTGCACCTGGTGTCGTCGCCTTTTGTATGGTCTTGAGTGAATTCTA TATCCTTCAACGTGCCGGAGTGGTACCTATGTCCATCGCTGGTATTGCTAAAGAGGTCACTACAATAACGATTAGCGCGTGGTTCTTTGGTGACCAACTTACCCCACTCAACATTACTGGCGTTGCTATCACAGTTTGTG GTATCGTGCTCTTTACATACCACAAATACCGAAAATctcttgaatctacggttcCTCTGGATGGTCATGGGAACCCGATCAATTTAGAGATGGGTGACGCTCGCGGTGATCAAGGGTATCAAGTTGAGCTCGACGAAACTGCAAGATTGACTCTTGGGCGTCTGAGTGACGAGGAGTCCGATCACAACGCTTCAGAG CAGAACGGTGATTCGAGGAGGCCCcacggaagatga
- a CDS encoding uncharacterized protein (BUSCO:EOG09262R8O), producing MNQLSSPRPPSLDERPTRLAASPEYTLLGDDVHVASVEEKKRLWWRNALVNVLFIFAWFFFATILSVYNKWMFSDKHMNFTYPLFVTSLHMIVQFTLATIVIRIWPKQFQPTSIPTLEEYGKKALPTGLATSLDIGLSNLSLKTISLSFYTMCKSSSLIFVLLFAFIFRLESFSWRLIGVILLIFSGVLLMVATETQFVLGGFLLVISASGLGGLRWALTQLLLRNGKMGFTNPVATIFWLSPSMGVILAVLSMIIESWGSLFTSKFFETFWVALSTMLYLLAPGVVAFCMVLSEFYILQRAGVVPMSIAGIAKEVTTITISAWFFGDQLTPLNITGVAITVCGKYDRRFFILATNETKQVSCSLHTTNTENLLNLRFLWMVMGTRSI from the exons ATGAACCAACTTTCATCTCCTAGACCGCCTTCGCTGGACGAACGACCAACACGACTAGCTGCAAGTCCTGAATATACACTGCTTGGTGACGATGTCCACGTTGCATCTgtagaggagaagaaacggTTATGGTGGAGGAACGCATTAGTCAATGTGCTGTTCATTTTCGCGTG GTTCTTCTTCGCTACTATTCTTTCAGTCTATAATAAATGGATGTTCTCAGACAAACACATGAACTTCACCTATCCTCTATTCGTCACATCGTTACACATGATAGTACAGTTCACATTGGCTACTATTGTAATACGAATATGGCCAAAACAGTTCCAGCCAACTTCAATACCAACGCTGGAGGAGTATGG TAAAAAAGCGCTCCCTACCGGACTGGCGACAAGTCTGGATATTGGACTCTCTAATTTATCATTGAAAACCATATCTCTGTCATTCTACA CTATGTGCAAGTCTTCATCCTTAATTTTTGTCCTACTCTTTGCTTTTATTTTCCGGTTGGAAAGCTTCTCGTGGCGCCTCATAGGAGTCATTCTTCTAATTTTTTCTGGCGTTCTCCTCATGGTGGCTACGGAAACACAGTTCGTCCTGGGTGGCTTCCTCCTAGTCATTAGCGCCAGTGGTCTTGGAGGCCTCCGATGGGCTCTCACACAACTCTTACTCAGGAATGGCAAGATGGGATTCACTAACCCTGTCGCTACAATCTTTTGGCTGAGTCCTTCCATGGGAGTCATACTCGCGGTCCTCAGTATGATAATCGAGAGTTGGGGATCCTTGTTCACTAGCAAATTCTTCGAAACCTTCTGGGTAGCATTGTCCACAATGCTATATCTACTTGCACCTGGTGTCGTCGCCTTTTGTATGGTCTTGAGTGAATTCTA TATCCTTCAACGTGCCGGAGTGGTACCTATGTCCATCGCTGGTATTGCTAAAGAGGTCACTACAATAACGATTAGCGCGTGGTTCTTTGGTGACCAACTTACCCCACTCAACATTACTGGCGTTGCTATCACAGTTTGTGGTAAGTATGACAGAAGGTTTTTCATCCTAGCCACTAACGAAACGAAACAGGTATCGTGCTCTTTACATACCACAAATACCGAAAATctcttgaatctacggttcCTCTGGATGGTCATGGGAACCCGATCAATTTAG
- a CDS encoding uncharacterized protein (BUSCO:EOG09265KF9), with product MAEAKTLSTSQSSDPRATNRARFELELEFVQALANPFYLHSLAQQNILEQPAFINYLKYLLYFKEKDYARFIHYPHALHHLELLQHPEFRAVMKRDESFREYLHQKQFDHWRTWRDPKNLNATVNLESTQST from the exons ATGGCTGAAGCAAAGACTCTGTCCACATCTCAGAGCTCAGATCCCAGGGCAACTAATCGTGCTCGCTTCGAACTGGAATTAGAGTTTGTCCAGGCACTCGCGAATCCGTTTTACTTGCATTCCCTGGCGCAGCAGAACATTTTGGAACAACCTGCATTCATCAATTATCTCAAATATCTGCTTTATTTCAAGGAGAAGGATTATGCTCGATTCATACA CTATCCTCACGCTCTACACCACCTCGAGTTACTGCAGCATCCAGAGTTCAGAGCTGTCATGAAAAGGGACGAATCTTTCCGAGAGTATCTGCACCAGAAACAATTTGACCACTGGCGGACTTG GCGCGATCCGAAAAACCTCAATGCGACAGTCAACCTGGAATCCACCCAAAGCACGTAG
- a CDS encoding uncharacterized protein (MEROPS:MER0005542): MSGEDDSSGWQLTESDPGVFTELLKTLGVPYIVDDLYSLDEESLSALQPLHALIFLFKWVPQSSNQNSAGKFDTNFPGFFAHQVVNNACATLAVLNALGNIPSLKSGRQLEDLMSFTTGMDPDTRGVVVTSADWLREAHNSLSPPNAISLDGLGPPRKSEDAYHFVVYLPITGSLYELDGLKPHPVTHGSFEDSSGGWLNLTREVIETRIATYPPGALDFSLLALRDDPLPSMQSQLKTLHTSGKEADAAELVVKIANETNKRERWAFENSLRRHNHVGLMHALLVALATAGKLSPARENAKNVMKDRIQKAKDRGEATDED; encoded by the exons ATGTCTGGAGAGGACGATTCAAGTGGCTGGCAACTAACAGAGTCAGATCCTGGAGTTTTCAC AGAGTTGTTGAAGACTTTGGGAGTTCCATACATCGTTGACGACCTTTATTCCTTGGACGAAGAGTCTCTCTCAGCATTACAGCCCCTTCATGCCCTTATATTTTTGTTCAAATGGGTTCCTCAATCCTCCAACCAAAACTCAGCCGGAAAATTCGATACCAACTTCCCTGGATTCTTCGCGCATCAAGTTGTAAACAACGCCTGTGCAACTCTGGCAGTACTAAACGCGCTAGGAAATATCCCCTCTCTCAAATCTGGTCGACAGCTCGAGGATTTAATGAGCTTTACGACCGGAATGGATCCTGATACCCGTGGGGTCGTCGTCACTAGCGCGGACTGGTTGAGAGAAGCGCACAATTCCCTCTCGCCTCCGAATGCAATCTCTTTGGATGGACTCGGTCCACCCAGGAAATCCGAGGATGCCTATCACTTTGTGGTTTATCTTCCCATCACGGGTTCCTTGTATGAACTGGACGGATTGAAGCCTCATCCGGTCACTCATGGATCATTTGAGGATTCAAGTGGTGGCTGGCTGAACCTTACTCG TGAAGTGATCGAAACCCGGATCGCAACATATCCACCTGGAGCA CTTGATTTCAGTCTCTTGGCCCTAAGAGATGACCCACTCCCGTCAATGCAGTCCCAACTTAAAACTCTCCATACTTCTGGTAAAGAAGCCGATGCTGCGGAGCTTGTTGTCAAGATAGCGAACGAAACCAATAAACGAGAGCGTTGGGCT TTCGAAAATAGTCTTCGACGACACAATCACGTTGGATTGATGCATGCTTTACTTGTAGCACTCGCCACGGCCGGAAAACTAAGCCCGGCCAGAGAAAATGCGAAGAACGTAATGAAGGACAGAATTCAAAAGGCTAAAGACCGAGGGGAGGCAACGGATGAGGATTAG
- a CDS encoding uncharacterized protein (MEROPS:MER0001260) — MSNESSERNALLPRDPPVGNSRPRVVIWSILTILTVAALVVLLFFQDTLPDALKLVPWIGGDPHDPLTAALAIMERAPVIDGHIDLPILARTRYANNVSEIDLENTMPEHVDIPRLRKGKVGGFFWSVYVPCAQPEQEGEDFVKASWRVRDTLEQIDVSKLLIEKYPDTFQLALGTEDIRSAIMNGKIASLIGVEGGHQLGNSIAVLRQYHALGARYVTLTHICHNAFADSCGFPPGYPTPLHGGLSQLGRSLVDEMNRLGVLVDLSHTSDDTAKQALNHSKAPVMWSHSSARAVHRHQRNVPDDILKLIGTEEGKKDAVVMVNFAPAFIAPEGEAAVEAVANHVEHIAKVAGKKHVGLGSDLDGISSTPVGLEDVSKYPALIAELYRRGWNKYELAGLTGSNMLRIFEGAERVSKQLQASGMTPVYDLYDKRPDLPRRVLSRFI; from the exons ATGTCTAATGAATCCTCGGAAAGAAATGCACTTCTACCTCGAGATCCTCCAGTAGGAAACTCCAGGCCACGAGTCGTGATATGGAGTATCCTCACCATCCTCACAGTTGCTGCATTGGTCGTCTTGTTGTTCTTCCAAGATACCCTTCCGGATGCGCTCAAACTCGTTCCTTGGATAGGTGGAGACCCTCATGATCCTTTGACTGCTGCTTTAGCTATCATGGAAAGAGCCCCCGTCATC GATGGTCATATAGATTTACCAATACTCGCCCGGACTCGATACGCCAACAACGTCTCAGAAATAGACCTTGAGAACACAATGCCAGAGCATGTTGACATCCCTAGATTGCGGAAAGGCAAAGTCGGAGGCTTTTTCTG GTCAGTTTACGTGCCGTGTGCACAACCAGAACAGGAGGGTGAAGATTTTGTGAAGGCTAGTTGGAGAGTCAG AGATACACTCGAACAAATTGATGTCTCCAAATTGCTCATCGAGAAATATCCTGAT ACTTTCCAATTGGCTCTAGGAACTGAGGATATTAGGTCCGCCATCATGAATGGAAAAATTGCCAGCTTAATCGGTGTAGAAGG TGGTCATCAATTAGGGAATTCAATCGCGGTCCTTCGACAATACCATGCTCTCGGAGCTCGCTACGTTACACTGACCCACATTTGCCACAATGCTTTTGCAGACTCGTGTGGATTTCCACCGGGTTACCCCACGCCTTTACATGGCGGCCTGAG TCAACTAGGTCGTTCTCTCGTGGACGAAATGAACCGTTTGGGTGTTCTAGTGGATTTGAGCCATACGAGTGACGACACCGCGAAGCAAGCCTTGAACCATTCGAAAGCACCGGTGATGTGGTCCCATTCGTCTGCGAGGGCTGTCCATCGTCATCAACGGAATGTGCCCGACGATATCCTCAAACTCATCGGAACCGAGGAAGGTAAAAAAGATGCCGTAGTGATG GTCAACTTCGCTCCTGCATTCATCGCACCGGAAGGTGAGGCCGCCGTAGAGGCGGTTGCCAATCACGTAGAGCATATAGCGAAGGTGGCGGGTAAAAAACA CGTTGGCTTGGGAAGCGACTTGGATGGTATATCCTCGACTCCCGTTGGATTGGAGGATGTTTCTAAATATCCAGCTCTG ATCGCAGAATTATACAGACGCGGGTGGAACAAATACGAGCTTGCGGGGTTGACGGGTTCTAACATGCTGCGCATATTCGAAGGTGCTGAACGGGTATCGAAGCAATTGCAAGCTAGCGGCATGACCCCAGTCTATGATCTATACGACAAGAGACCTGACCTTCCCAGGAGAGTATTGAGTCGTTTCATCTAG
- a CDS encoding uncharacterized protein (BUSCO:EOG09264DMU), protein MTSSKTRVILVGIGGATCSGKTTLAKHLRRILPNSVIIHQDDFTPPQNKVPIHPVHQVQDWDAPGGAIEWHRLIQFLNNVKETGVIPPDHRSHDHLNEQKQVSLSDSVSNKWHAEFERLTKETEINGGKIIWGLVDGFLLYWHPDIIKQLDVRIFLRFPHDVLKRRRHDRHGYHTAVQSDPEGTLWRDPPMYWEHIVWPAYLEAHRDAFVDGDVESGVPNQKVQGLLLINGLEIGMDETVERSCAALRSKLQDN, encoded by the exons ATGACTTCCTCGAAGACTCGAGTTATACTGGTTGGGATTGG AGGCGCAACTTGTTCAGGAAAGACGACGCTGGCGAAACATTTGAGACGGATTCTCCCCAATAGTGTCATTATACATCAGGAT GATTTTACACCT CCTCAAAACAAGGTTCCGATCCATCCAGTGCATCAAGTTCAGGATTGGGATGCGCCTGGCGGAGCAATCGAATGGCACCGTCTCATCCAATTTCTCAACAACGTGAAGGAGACTGGAGTGATTCCACCGGATCATCGTAGTCATGATCACTTGAATGAGCAAAAGCAAGTATCGTTGAGCGATTCCGTGTCGAACAAATGGCATGCAGAGTTTGAGCGATTGACGAAGGAAACAGAAATAAACGGCGGGAAGATTATTTGGGGGTTAGTGGATGGCTTTTTATTGTACTGGCATCCG GACATAATCAAACAATTGGACGTGCGGATATTTCTTCGGTTTCCGCACGACGTCTTGAAGCGCCGACGGCATGACAGACACGGTTATCATACTGCAG TCCAATCCGATCCAGAGGGCACCCTATGGCGTGATCCCCCCATGTACTGGGAGCATATTGTTTGGCCTGCATATCTCGAAGCACACCGCGATGCCTTTGTGGACGGAGACGTAGAATCAGGGGTGCCGAACCAGAAGGTTCAGGGGCTGTTGCTGATTAACGGTTTAGAAATCGGGATGGATGAAACCGTGGAGAGATCTTGTGCGGCTTTGCGAAGCAAGTTACAAGATAACTAA